One window of the Camelina sativa cultivar DH55 chromosome 1, Cs, whole genome shotgun sequence genome contains the following:
- the LOC104742840 gene encoding glycosyltransferase-like KOBITO 1 has protein sequence MKSTHHHRAPLISSSSSSSSSSSSNHSFVSRLLLLLTLLPVSLACLAFILQWRGGGLADPASASVRSASSVPGGSDLNHEVFPGMETVSSVSPKAHQSSSDCSNLARSSSPSFPYYADWKFGVDTSLKPKICITTSTSAGLDQILPWMFYHKVLGVSTFFLFVEGKAATPSISKVLESIPGVKVIYRTKELEEKQAKSRIWNETWLSSFFYKPCNYELFVKQSLNMEMAIVMARDASMDWILHLDTDELIYPAGAREYSLRRLLLDVPPNVDMVIFPNYESSVERDDIKDPFTEVSMFKKNYDHLPKDTYFGMYKEATRNNPNYFLTYGNGKSVARVQDHLRPNGAHRWHNYMKTPNEIKLEEAAVLHYTYAKFSDLTSRRDRCGCKPTKEDVKRCFMLDFDRSAFIIASTATEEEMLSWYREHVVWGDKEVKTKLLRKGILTRIYSPMVVIQALKESGVFSSVVSSVSTNLSKKKFLSSMHKSNSSRSTASESLPAKENKSEGISARHLLGAESAVPPLSPPGMEHAKFFTEE, from the exons ATGAAATCGACTCACCATCATAGAGCTCCACTgatttcatcttcatcatcatcatcatcatcttcttcatcaaaccaCTCTTTCGTCTCTAGGCTCCTCCTTCTTCTTACATTACTTCCAGTTTCCCTTGCTTGTCTCGCCTTTATCCTCCAATGGCGAGGCGGTGGTTTAGCCGATCCTGCCTCTGCTTCTGTTCGTTCCGCTTCGTCTGTTCCTGGCGGCTCCGATCTCAATCACGAGGTCTTTCCCGGCATGGAGACTGTTTCATCTGTCTCCCCGAAGGCTCACCAGTCTTCCTCCGACTGCTCCAATCTAGCTCGCagctcttctccttccttccctTACTATGCTGATTGGAAGTTTGGTGTTGATACTAGCTTAAAGCCTAAG ATATGTATTACGACTAGCACATCAGCTGGATTGGATCAGATTCTACCATGGATGTTCTACCATAAGGTTCTTGGCGTCTCTACATTTTTCCTTTTCGTAGAAGGGAAAGCTGCTACTCCAAGTATTTCAAAAGTGCTGGAGTCTATTCCC GGGGTTAAAGTAATATACAGAACGAAGGAACTTGAGGAGAAGCAGGCAAAGAG CCGGATTTGGAATGAGACGTGGCTGTCGTCTTTCTTTTATAAGCCCTGCAATTATGAGTTATTTGTCAAACAATCTCTCAACATGGAAATGGCTATTGTCATGGCAAGG GATGCGAGTATGGATTGGATACTTCATCTTGACACAGATGAGCTAATATACCCAGCAGGTGCTCGTGAGTACTCATTGAGACGGTTGCTGCTTGATGTTCCTCCAAATGTAGACATGGTTATATTTCCAAATTAT GAAAGCAGCGTAGAACGAGATGATATCAAGGATCCTTTTACAGAG GTGTCAATGTTCAAGAAGAATTACGATCATCTTCCAAAAGATACATATTTCGGAATGTACAAAGAAGCAACACGAAATAACCCAAACTATTTTTTGACTTATGGTAATGGCAAATCAGTTGCTCGGGTTCAAGATCACCTTCGTCCAAATGGAGCACACAGATGGCATAATTACATGAAAACTCCCAA TGAGATCAAATTGGAGGAGGCTGCTGTCCTACACTACACATATGCAAAATTTTCTGACTTAACATCCAGGCGTGATCGATGTGGCTGCAAGCCTACAAAAGAAGATGTGAAAAGATGCTTTATGTTGGACTTTGATAGATCT GCATTTATTATTGCGTCAACAGCAACTGAAGAAGAAATGTTAAGCTG GTACCGTGAACACGTTGTATGGGGAGACAAAGAGGTGAAGACAAAACTCCTTAGGAAGGGTATTCTGACTCGCATTTATTCACCAATG GTTGTTATACAAGCTTTAAAAGAATCTGGTGTCTTCAGCTCGGTTGTCTCATCAGTTTCCACAaatctttcaaagaaaaagttCTTATCATCAATGCACAAAAGCAACTCATCCAGGTCTACTGCATCTGAGTCCCTTCCAGCAAAGGAAAACAAGTCTGAAGGCATCTCTGCAAGGCACCTTCTTGGGGCTGAATCAGCAGTCCCTCCTTTATCGCCACCTGGGATGGAACACGCTAAATTTTTCACAGAGGAATAG
- the LOC104742925 gene encoding V-type proton ATPase subunit E2-like, whose protein sequence is MNDADVSQQIQQMVRFIRQEAEEKANEISISAEEEFNIERLQLLESAKRKLRQDYDRKLKQVDIRKRIDYSTQLNASRIKYLQAQNDIVTSIKASAAKDLLRVSNDKNNYKKLLKSLIIESLMRLKEPSVLLRCREMDKKIVESVIEDAKRQYAEKAKVGSPKITIDDKVFLPPPPNPKLPDSHDPHCSGGVVLASQDGKIVCENTLDARLDVAFRQKLPQIRTRLVGAPETSRA, encoded by the exons atgaacgaTGCGGATGTGTCACAGCAGATACAGCAGATGGTCCGGTTCATCCGGcaagaagcagaagagaaaGCAAACGAGATCTCCATCTCCGCCGAGGAGGAATTCAACATTGAGAGACTTCAGCTTCTTGAGTCTGCCAAGCGTAAGCTCCGTCAAGATTATGACCGCAAGCTCAAGCAGGTCGATATCCGCAAGCGAAT CGACTACTCCACGCAACTGAATGCAAGTAGGATCAAGTACCTTCAAGCACAAAACGACATTGTTACCTCCATCAAAGCCTCTGCAGCTAAGGATCTTCTCCGTGTCTCCAACGACAAGAACAATTACAAGAAGCTTCTCAAGAGTCTCATCATTGag AGTTTGATGCGCCTGAAAGAGCCATCAGTATTGCTGAGATGCAGAGAGATGGACAAGAAGATTGTTGAATCAGTCATTGAGGATGCGAAAAGACAGTATGCGGAAAAAGCCAAAGTCGGGTCTCCTAAGATCACCATCGACGACAAGGTCTTCCTCCCTCCACCTCCTAATCCTAAGCTCCCTGATTCTCACGACCCTCACTG CTCTGGCGGGGTGGTCTTGGCCTCTCAAGACGGCAAGATTGTTTGCGAGAACACTTTAGACGCACGCCTTGACGTCGCCTTCAGACAGAAGCTTCCCCAG ATCAGGACGCGCCTCGTTGGAGCTCCTGAAACCTCCAGAGCATGA
- the LOC104743005 gene encoding BTB/POZ domain-containing protein At3g08570 codes for MGIISDSSQSNSSSSSTPPAPSIFSSSFSTRIFSDVEGDITILVDGESFLLHKFPLVARCGKIRKMVAKMKESSSNLSHTELRDFPGGSKTFELAMKFCYGINFEITITNVVALRCGAGYLEMTEDFKEENLIARTETYLEQVAFRSLEKSVEVLCSCETLNPQDIAETAHIPERCVEAIAVNACREQLVLGLSRLNRGNESGENKRGDCPEWWIEDLSALRIDYYARVVSAMARTGLRSESIITSLMHYAQESLKGIRNCKERTKLDSGTIENEQRNVLEAIVSLFPNDKVPLSFLFGMLRVGISIDVAISCRLELERRIAQQLETVSLDDLLIPVLREGDSMYDVDTVHRILVCFLKKIEDEVEYDEEHECYENETENLTGSTCHSSLLKVGRIMDAFLTEIAPDPCLSLHKFMALVEILPDYARVMDDGLYRAIDMFLKGHPSLNEQECKSLCKFIDTRKLSQEACNHVAQNDRLPVQMVVRVLYSEQLRMKNVMSGDSGEGILLSSQKLSSGNPSGAVSPRDTYASLRRENRELKLEISRVRVRLTELEKEQILMKQGMMEKPGHGGTLLTSLSKGIGKISIFGGGPTEEKRRKANRKSRSRLERKTGRSRIESMF; via the exons ATGGGTATTATATCGGACAGCTCTCAATCCAACTCGTCTTCCTCCTCTACTCCTCCTGCTCCTTCCATCTTCTCCAGCTCCTTTTCCACTCG CATATTCTCAGATGTTGAGGGAGACATCACAATCCTTGTCGATGGAGAGTCCTTTTTACTCCACAAG TTTCCGCTAGTGGCTCGGTGTGGAAAGATTAGGAAAATGGTGGCAAAGATGAAGGAATCATCCTCAAACCTCTCGCATACAGAGCTCCGAGACTTCCCAGGTGGGTCTAAGACGTTTGAACTCGCCATGAAGTTCTGCTACGGCATCAACTTCGAGATTACCATCACCAACGTGGTCGCTCTCCGCTGTGGAGCTGGTTATCTTGAGATGACGGAAGActttaaagaagagaatttGATCGCACGTACTGAGACTTACCTCGAGCAAGTTGCCTTTCGCAGTCTTGAGAAGTCTGTGGAAGTCCTCTGTTCTTGTGAAACTCTTAACCCTCAAGACATTGCTGAAACAGCCCACATTCCTGAAAGGTGTGTGGAGGCCATCGCTGTGAATGCTTGCAGAGAGCAGTTAGTGTTGGGGCTATCACGGCTGAACAGAGGCAACGAGTCAGGGGAAAATAAGCGAGGAGATTGTCCAGAGTGGTGGATTGAAGACCTATCTGCTCTGAGGATTGACTATTATGCACGAGTTGTATCTGCGATGGCGAGAACTGGTTTGCGGTCAGAGAGTATCATCACGTCTCTGATGCATTACGCTCAAGAATCGTTGAAAGGTATTAGAAACTGCAAGGAGCGGACCAAGCTTGACTCGGGTACAATTGAGAACGAGCAGAGGAATGTCCTTGAAGCCATTGTTAGCCTTTTCCCTAATGACAAAGTCCCATTGAGTTTCCTCTTTGGAATGTTGAGAGTTGGGATTAGCATAGACGTAGCCATCTCTTGCAGGCTTGAGCTCGAGCGGAGAATAGCTCAGCAGCTGGAAACAGTGTCACTTGATGATCTACTCATACCTGTTCTCAGAGAGGGAGATTCCATGTATGATGTGGACACTGTCCATAGGATACTCGTTTGCTTTCTGAAGAAAATAGAGGATGAAGTGGAGTATGACGAAGAGCATGAATGTTACGAGAATGAGACCGAGAATCTTACTGGCTCTACGTGCCATAGCTCGTTATTAAAAGTGGGTCGGATCATGGATGCGTTCTTGACAGAGATCGCACCAGACCCGTGTCTGAGTCTGCACAAGTTCATGGCTTTGGTAGAGATATTGCCGGATTATGCACGTGTCATGGATGATGGGCTATACAGAGCTATTGATATGTTTCTCAAG GGGCATCCATCACTGAACGAGCAAGAATGCAAGAGTCTCTGCAAATTTATAGACACTCGGAAACTTTCACAGGAAGCATGCAACCACGTGGCTCAGAACGATCGTCTGCCAGTGCAGATGGTGGTACGAGTCCTCTACTCAGAACAGCTGCGTATGAAGAATGTTATGTCCGGAGATTCAGGAGAAGGGATATTGCTGTCGTCTCAGAAACTTAGTAGCGGGAACCCTAGCGGAGCTGTGTCTCCGAGAGACACTTATGCATCGCTGAGGAGGGAGAACAGAGAGCTGAAGTtggagatctcgagggtgagaGTGAGGCTGACTGAGTTAGAGAAGGAGCAGATTTTGATGAAACAAGGGATGATGGAGAAGCCAGGTCATGGTGGAACATTGCTGACCTCTCTGTCCAAAGGGATTGGTAAGATTTCGATATTTGGTGGAGGACCTACAGAAGAGAAGCGGCGGAAGGCTAACCGCAAATCTAGGTCGAGGTTGGAGAGAAAAACCGGTAGGAGCCGAATAGAGTCTATGTTTTAG
- the LOC104743098 gene encoding ADP,ATP carrier protein 1, mitochondrial codes for MVDQVQHPTIAQKAAGQFICSSVSNDAHVGYQRPSMYQRHATYGNYSNAAFQFPPTSRMLATAASPVFVQAPGEKGFTNFALDFLMGGVSAAVSKTAAAPIERVKLLIQNQDEMIKAGRLSEPYKGIGDCFGRTVKDEGFGSLWRGNTANVIRYFPTQALNFAFKDYFKRLFNFKKDRDGYWKWFAGNLASGGAAGASSLLFVYSLDYARTRLANDAKAAKKGGGGRQFDGLVDVYRKTLKSDGIAGLYRGFNISCVGIIVYRGLYFGLYDSVKPVLLTGDLSDSFFASFALGWVITNGAGLASYPIDTVRRRMMMTSGEAVKYKSSMDAFAQILKNEGAKSLFKGAGANILRAVAGAGVLSGYDKLQLIVFGKKYGSGGA; via the exons ATGGTTGATCAAGTTCAGCACCCCACTATTGCTCAGAAAGCTGCTGGGCAGTTCATCTGTTCAAGTGTTTCCAACGACGCCCATGTTGGTTACCAGAGGCCTTCTATGTACCAGAGGCATGCAACCTATGGAAACTACTCTAATGCTGCATTTCAGTTTCCTCCCACATCCAGGATGTTGGCCACAGCTGCATCTCCAGTCTTTGTCCAGGCTCCAGGAGAGAAAGGGTTCACCAattttgctcttgactttttgaTGGGTGGTGTTTCCGCTGCCGTCTCAAAGACTGCTGCTGCTCCCATTGAGCGTGTTAAGCTTTTGATCCAGAACCAGGATGAGATGATTAAAGCTGGCAGGCTCTCTGAACCATACAAGGGTATTGGTGACTGTTTCGGCAGGACAGTGAAGGATGAAGGGTTTGGTTCTCTATGGAGAGGAAACACCGCCAATGTCATCCGTTACTTCCCCACCCAG gcCTTGAACTTTGCCTTCAAAGATTACTTCAAAAGGCTTTTCAACTTTAAGAAGGACAGAGATGGTTACTGGAAGTGGTTTGCCGGTAACTTGGCATCTGGAGGAGCAGCTGGTGCCTCTTCTCTTCTGTTTGTGTATTCCCTTGACTACGCCCGTACCCGTCTTGCCAATGATGCCAAGGCTGCGAAGAAAGGAGGTGGTGGTAGACAGTTTGATGGTCTTGTCGATGTTTACAGGAAGACTCTCAAGTCTGATGGAATTGCTGGTCTTTACCGTGGATTCAACATCTCTTGTGTTGGTATCATTGTCTACCGTGGTCTCTACTTTGGACTTTATGACTCTGTGAAGCCTGTTCTCCTCACTGGTGACTTGTCG GATAGTTTCTTTGCTAGTTTCGCTCTTGGATGGGTCATCACCAATGGTGCTGGTCTTGCATCTTACCCCATTGACACTGTCCGCAGAAGAATGATGATGACGTCAGGTGAGGCTGTCAAGTACAAGAGTTCCATGGACGCCTTTGCCCAGATCCTCAAGAACGAAGGAGCCAAGTCACTCTTCAAGGGAGCTGGTGCCAACATTCTACGTGCCGTTGCAGGTGCTGGTGTGCTTTCCGGTTACGACAAATTGCAGCTGATTGTCTTCGGTAAGAAGTACGGATCAGGCGGTGCCTAA
- the LOC104743192 gene encoding probable 2,3-bisphosphoglycerate-independent phosphoglycerate mutase 2, whose protein sequence is MGSSGDVNWKLEDHPKLPKGKTIGLIVLDGWGESDPDQYNCIHKAPTPAMDSLKNGKPDTWRLIKAHGTAVGLPSEDDMGNSEVGHNALGAGRIYAQGAKLVDLALASGKIYEDEGFKYISEAFEKGTVHLIGLLSDGGVHSRLDQVQLLLKGFAERGAKRIRVHILTDGRDVLDGSSVGFVETLEADLAALRSKGVDAQVASGGGRMYVTMDRYENDWTVVKRGWDAQVLGEAPHKFKSALEAVKTLRAEPGANDQYLPPFVIVDDSGKAVGPIVDGDAVVTFNFRADRMVMHAKALEYEDFDKFDRVRVPKIRYAGMLQYDGELKLPSRYLVSPPLIDRTSGEYLAHNGVRTFACSETVKFGHVTFFWNGNRSGYFNEKLEEYVEIPSDSGISFNVQPKMKALEIAEKARDAILSGKFDQVRVNLPNGDMVGHTGDIDATVVACEAADLAVRTILDAIEKVGGIYVVTADHGNAEDMVKRDKAGKPALDKEGKLQILTSHTLKPVPIAIGGPGLSAGVRFRQDIETPGLANVAATVMNLHGFVAPSDYETSLIEVVDK, encoded by the exons ATGGGTAGTTCCGGCGACGTTAACTGGAAACTTGAGGACCACCCCAAGCTTCCTAAGGGTAAAACAATCGGACTAATTGTTCTCGATGGATGGGGTGAATCTGATCCTGATCAATACAATTGCATCCATAAAGCCCCAACTCCTGCCATGGATTCTCTTAAAAAC GGAAAACCTGATACATGGAGGTTGATCAAAGCCCACGGTACTGCCGTTGGTCTTCCAAGCGAAGACGACATGGGAAACAGTGAAGTTGGCCACAATGCTCTTGGAGCCGGTCGAATTTACGCTCAAGGTGCTAAGCTTGTCGATCTCGCCCTTGCTTCTGGGAAAATCTATGAAGATGAAGGTTTCAAATACATCTCTGAAGCTTTCGAGAAAGGTACCGTGCATCTTATTGGTCTTTTAAGCGATGGTGGAGTTCACTCTCGTCTCGATCAAGTGCAG TTGCTGCTAAAGGGTTTCGCAGAACGTGGTGCTAAGAGAATCCGCGTTCACATTCTTACTGATGGTCGTGATGTTTTGGATGGCTCTAGTGTTGGCTTTGTTGAAACTCTTGAAGCTGACCTTGCTGCTTTACGTTCGAAAGGTGTTGATGCTCAGGTTGCATCTGGTGGAGGTCGTATGTATGTCACAATGGACCGTTATGAG AATGATTGGACTGTTGTGAAACGTGGGTGGGATGCTCAAGTCCTTGGAGAAGCTCCCCACAAATTTAAAAGCGCTCTTGAAGCAGTTAAGACACTGAGAGCTGAACCTGGTGCTAATGACCAGTATTTGCCTCCGTTTGTCATTGTTGATGACAGCGGAAAGGCTGTTGGTCCAATTGTTGATGGTGACGCAGTTGTTACATTCAATTTCCGTGCTGATCGAATGGTCATGCATGCAAAGGCCCTTGAATATGAAGATTTCGATAAGTTTGATCGCGTGCGTGTCCCAAAGATACGTTATGCAGGAATGCTCCAATATGATGGAGAGCTAAAGCTTCCTAGCCGCTATCTTGTTTCCCCACCATTGATCGATAGAACTTCTGGTGAATATCTGGCACACAATGGAGTTCGTACTTTTGCTTGCAG TGAGACTGTGAAGTTTGGCCATGTCACCTTCTTTTGGAACGGCAACCGCTCTGGATATTTCAATGAAAAGCTAGAAGAGTACGTTGAGATTCCAAGTGATAGTGGAATATCGTTCAACGTCCAGCCAAAGATGAAAGCACTGGAGATTGCCGAGAAAGCAAGGGATGCTATCCTTAGTGGCAAGTTTGACCAG GTGCGTGTTAACCTGCCAAATGGAGACATGGTGGGTCATACTGGTGATATTGACGCAACCGTTGTTGCCTGTGAAGCTGCTGATCTTGCTGTGAGG ACAATCCTTGATGCCATAGAAAAGGTAGGAGGGATATATGTTGTGACTGCTGATCACGGAAATGCTGAGGACATGGTCAAAAGAGACAAAGCCGGCAAGCCTGCTCTTGATAAGGAAGGGAAGCTTCAGATTCTCACCTCTCACACCCTGAAACCA GTGCCAATTGCCATTGGAGGTCCTGGCTTGTCAGCAGGAGTTAGGTTCAGACAGGATATTGAAACACCTGGGCTTGCGAATGTAGCCGCGACAGTGATGAATCTCCATGGCTTTGTAGCCCCGAGCGACTATGAGACAAGTCTGATTGAAGTAGTCGACAAGTGA
- the LOC104743285 gene encoding uncharacterized protein LOC104743285 — MGFLCCLQVLLLFLSLSSIRLLAQSPPPPNASSSSSSSSLDALLQDYSFRAFVRPRTGILYEGTVPSDLTGIKLAAMRLRSGSFRKRGLTPFKEFSIPTGVIVKPYVTRLVLVYQNLANFSHLYYPLSGYDYVAPVLGLLAYDAKNLSALNLPELDLKVSSDPIRIDFSDLERIPQGSSAKCVRFDSQGVASFSDSIQPGNTCETEHQGHFSVVVKSVASAPSPAPPGDEDREKEKKKKSSDSNNSKTWIIVGSVVGGLLLLGLLLFLVLRCRNYKKQEKMREMERAGETGEALRMTQVGETRAPTATTTRTQPMLETEYAA, encoded by the coding sequence ATGGGGTTTCTCTGTTGTCTCCAGGTGCtgcttctgtttctctctctctcctcgaTTCGTCTACTAGCTcaatctcctccaccacccAATGcctcctcgtcttcttcttcttcttctcttgatgCTCTTCTCCAAGATTACTCTTTTAGAGCCTTTGTTCGTCCTCGTACCGGCATTCTCTACGAAGGTACTGTTCCTTCCGATTTGACTGGGATCAAACTCGCTGCCATGAGACTCAGAAGCGGAAGCTTTAGAAAACGCGGACTCACTCCTTTTAAAGAGTTCTCTATTCCCACCGGCGTTATCGTCAAGCCGTATGTGACAAGGCTTGTCCTTGTTTATCAAAACCTAGCTAATTTCTCTCACTTGTATTACCCTTTGTCTGGTTATGATTATGTCGCGCCTGTGTTGGGTCTTCTCGCTTACGATGCCAAGAATCTCTCCGCTCTTAATTTGCCAGAGCTTGATTTGAAGGTGTCTAGTGATCCCATCAGAATCGATTTCTCTGATCTGGAACGAATCCCACAAGGTTCTAGTGCTAAGTGTGTTAGATTTGATTCACAAGGTGTTGCGAGTTTCAGCGACTCGATTCAGCCTGGGAACACATGCGAGACTGAGCATCAGGGACATTTCTCAGTTGTGGTTAAATCTGTTGCATCtgctccaagtccagctcctcCAGGGGATGAGGAtagggagaaagagaagaagaagaagagctctgATTCCAACAATTCCAAGACTTGGATCATCGTTGGGTCGGTGGTTGGTGGATTGTTACTGTTGGGGCTTTTGCTGTTTTTGGTATTGAGATGTCGGAATTACAAGAAGCAAGAGAAAATGAGGGAGATGGAGAGAGCTGGAGAGACAGGGGAAGCTCTGAGGATGACTCAGGTCGGTGAAACTAGAGCACCTACAGCTACTACTACTCGTACACAACCCATGCTTGAAACGGAATACGCAGCTTAG